The sequence CCGACCGCATCGGGGCCAGCAGCCCGGCCGCGAGCCGCCGGCCGGCGACGACCAGCACGGTGGCCGTCCCCGCGACGAGCAGCATGGTGAGCGCCATCGCGACCCACAACAGGGTGCGGCTCTCGAGGATCAGGGCCCGGGACTGCCGCTCCAGGTCCTTGCCCAGCGTGATGAAGTCCGCCTCGAGCGCCTCCCACCGCGGGTCGAACTCCGCCACGCGTCGTTCGGCCCCGGCAGGGTCGGTCCCCGACGCGCGCAGGATGTCGGCCGCGTCCGCCAGGAAGCGGTCCAACTCGGGCTGCATCCTGAGCATCCGGGCGTTCGCTTCCGGGCCCAGGTCCAGCGCCCGGTTCTGCTCCCAGGCGGCGCGCAGGCGCTGCACGTCCTCCCGGTACTGCGCGAGGGCGCGCTCGCGGGAGCCCGGTTCGACGGCGCGCAGCACGGCCTGCAGGCGCTCCTGCATCCCGTCGTGCATCATGTCCGCGATCATCTCGTTCTGGAGACCGGTGCCGCTGGCGAGGACACGGGACAGTTCCACGCGCATCCAGCCGGTCATGGCGAGGCATGCCACCCCCACACCGAGGAGCAGGGCGGCGCCGATCCAGCCCAGGCCCCGGATCCGGCCGCGCAGCGATGTGGGGCGCAGCCGCCGGCGGAGGCTGGCGGGAACTTCGGCTGAGGCGGTCGGCGGAGTGCTTCGCACGGCGCGACAAGTCTCCTGGCGGGTTCGGGCCTGGCCCCGGGGAATGGCGGCGCGCGTCGGGAGCTTCCCCGGGCGGCCGGCCGGAATGAAGAGGGTCCTGAACCGGGTTATCGGCCGGCAGCGCGGGGGTGTTGAGGGAGAATGGGGCGCGAACGGGCCGAATTCGGCCCGCCCGGCGCTCGGCCTGGAGCGGTCTGAGGGCGGGCTATGCCCCCAGGGCGCGCTTCACCGCCTCGCTCAGCCGCTTGCCGTCCACCCGCCCGGCGGCCTTTGCGGTGGCCTCCTTCATGGCCTTGCCCATCTCCTTCGGGCCCGTGGCGCCGGAGACGGCGATGGCCTCGCGCACCAGCGCGGCCAGGTCGTCGTCGCCGAGCTGGGTGGGCAGGTAGGATTCCACGAGCTTGAGCTCGGCAGCCGCCGGGTCGGCCAGGTCCTGCCGGCCAGCCTGGATGGCCTGGTCCAGGGACTCCTTCACCCGCTTGGCGTAGGTGGAGATGATCCGGAGCACTTCGTCATCGGGGATCTCGGTGCGGCCGCTACCGTCCTTCTTCAGCTTCAGCAGCTCGCCGCGGATCATGCGGATGGTCCCCAGGCGC is a genomic window of Candidatus Eisenbacteria bacterium containing:
- a CDS encoding GatB/YqeY domain-containing protein, which encodes MLEQKLNDDMKDAMRAGDGARLGTIRMIRGELLKLKKDGSGRTEIPDDEVLRIISTYAKRVKESLDQAIQAGRQDLADPAAAELKLVESYLPTQLGDDDLAALVREAIAVSGATGPKEMGKAMKEATAKAAGRVDGKRLSEAVKRALGA